A segment of the Bacteriovorax sp. PP10 genome:
CACCGGATAGAAAATTAACGGCAGAAATTATTGCTAAAGCAGGAAGTGAAGGGCGTACCATTTTAACTGAGACTGAATCAAAAAATCTTCTTCGTGCTTACAACATCCCAACTGTTCCGACTTCCATCGCTGATTCGATAGATAAAGCGATCGAGGATGCCAATAAAATGGGTTATCCCGTCGTCTTAAAATTGTATTCTGCAACTATCACTCATAAAACAGATGTCGGTGGAGTTGTTCTTAATATAGATTCCCCAGAGGCCGTAAGATTTGCCTTTGATACAATAAAAAACTCAGTCACAACAAAAGTTGGGGCCGAACATTTTCAAGGTGTCACAATCCAGCCGATGATTAAATCAGACGGAGCTTACGAGATCATTATTGGCAGCAGTCTCGATTCTCAATTCGGTCCGGTTCTTTTATTTGGTACAGGTGGACAACTCGTTGAAGTTTTCAAAGACCGCGCCCTTGCTCTTCCTCCGTTAAATGCCACTCTTGCAAGAAGAATGATGGAGAGAACAAAAATTTATCATGCACTAAAAGGTGTCCGCGGCAGAGCACCCGTTAATCTCGAGGAGCTCGAAGCGATTCTCGTTTGTTTTAGCAACTTGGTTGTTGAGCAGCCGAGGATTAAGGAAATTGATATTAACCCTCTTATGGCCTCGGCCGATGGCCTGATTGCACTCGATGCTCGTATCCTTCTTCATGACGCCAATGTCGACCTGACAACAATTCCCAAAATCGCAATAAGGCCATATCCCACTCAGTACATTAATGAATGGATGACGGCAGAAAATCTAAAAGTTATTTTCCGTCCCATTCGCCCAGAAGATGAACCTGAAATGGTAAGGTTCCATCAGCGCTTATCAGAAAAGTCGGTCTATCTTCGTTACCTGGAGGCCATCTCGCTAAATCAGAGAACGAATCATGAGAACCTTGTCCGCAATTGTTTTATTGATTACGACCGTGAGATCGCTATCGTCGCAGAGATGAACAATTCCAAAACAGGTCTGCTAGAAATTGTCGGAGTTGGTAGGATTAGAAAATCCATAGGATTTAATTCTGGTAGCATTGCGATCGTAGTACGTGATGATTTTCAAGGGGCCGGTATTGGGAGTGAATTGGTAAAAAGAATGATTGAGATTGGTGTGGATGAAAAATTATCGCTCATCAATGCAGATGTTTTGAGTGAAAATGAAAATGGTATTTCGATGCTTAAAAATCTTGGGTTCACGATTAGGGAGAGTGCGAAGGAGGGGATTGTGCATGCTGAGTTTTTAATTGAGTAGAATTTATTCCTTGTTCGTGTACTTATTAAAAACAGACGATATCCGTCTGGAATAATGTTCTTAAGTGCTTTTATTCCAAAAGCCTTTCATAATTCTTTTAGGAATTATAACTCAAGGCGGCAGGAGTGAAAAATTTTAACTATAAAAGGATTTTCTTCACTCCAGTTTATTGGATGTTTGTTATCACTGTAGTGATTGATGCCTTCTTAGAATATTTTTTTAAAGAGCGCTATAACACTGGTTATAGTTTTTTAATAAGTCTAATTTATGGAATTCAAGATGATTTTGTTGCCGTTAAACTTAGAGAATTTTTAGGTTTTGAACCTATTCGTTATTTACGTGCAATCGAAATTGGAATTATTGCGGGTATAAAACTGTTATTAATCCCTTTATTATTAATAATAATTTTGTTGTCATTAATTCCAATTTTTTATCTAACAGGTAGTCGTGAAATTCTCAATACCTTACCTGCGACTGACGGATTAATTATTTCATACGTGGTTAACATCGTTTTGGTTTGGATGTTTGTTGGTGTTAACTATGCCTTCTTTACGAATGATATTTCAGATATAAATCGAAGAAGCTTTGAAGTTATAAAAGAAAAACCTAAGAAATTTTTTATTGTAATCATCATTTATACAATGCTGCTAAGTTTGGGATCGTTTTCTAGGAACATGCCGGGATTAGAGATTGTTGTCAATGCATTAGTTTTACTTATAGCTTCAGTGCCATTGAGATGCTGGCTTTATAAAATATTCTCTGAAATCAAAACAGCGGATACAATCGAAGAGTTGAGATGAAAGGTTTTCTTAAATTTATTTCTCTTTTGTCATTTTTATTTATTATCGATTCTACATTTGCAGATTCGGTCCACCGATCCCAATATATTATAAATTTTAGTGAAGATGGAAAATTGGTTTACATTAATTGGTTGGATTATAAAAAGAATATTATTGTAGATAGCGATTATGCAGGCAAGTATAAATTCTCTGAAGATGAATTCTCCTTAGCTAATTATCCTCAGAATGGGCTCTATTTAGTAAAGGATAGAAAGTTTTTATGGCGATTAGAAGATGACTCCTCAGGAGTGCCATTGAATGATCAAGAGCATTTGGTTGGTGGGGGACCATGGGCAAGCTCTGTCAAAGATAAAGCTTTTAGTTTATATCGCAATGGAAAATTAATAAAAACTTTTAAAATAGAAGATTTTTGCAGCGACCAATCATCATTCGTACATACAACCAGTCACTTCTTTTGGATGAAGGAATACAAGTTAGATAATTCTAAGAAACAAATAACTTTTTTTACATGCAAAAAGGATTATTCTATTGATATTCCAACTGGTGAAGTTCGTTTTGAAAGACACTATATTATGATTCTGCTTGAGGTTATATACAACTTCATCCTTTTTTCAGCTCTGTGCTCTATAGTGATATTTCCTGTCACTTCAATTTTTAGAATATTCTTGTTCTTTAGTAAGCGAGGTTCAGTTAAGTTAAGAAAAAGGATTTCAATGGCGGTAGTAATTAGTTTGGGTCTTATGGTTCTGGCCATTCTCATGATGATTCTTCCAGTACGACAATATTAATGAATTTAAGAAATCTAAAAATCAGGTAGATTAGTGATGAAATATTATCAAATGCATGAGCAAGTTTACAAAGGTCTTAAAGACCAGGGATTTATTTCCTGGGATAAAGAAAAAAATCCAGAAGATCTTTGGTCACATCAAATTAACCAAAAACTTAAAACATTCTTAGATGAACAATCAATCAATCTGAAAAAATTAAATACATTAGATCTTGGAACAGGATCTGGCACTTGTGCCTTATTTTGTGCGAAAGAAGGAGCAATAAGTACCGGAGTCGATATATCTAATACTGCCATCGATATGGCCCGTGCTAATAATGCTCACTTTAAATTTGATGCAGAGTTTTTAACGGCCGATATTCTTAATCTAAAATTGGATAAAAAATTTGACCTTATTACTGATAGCTCACTACTTCATTGTATTGTTGGAGCTGATGATAGGGGAATGTTTTATGAAGTGATTAAGTCGCACTTGGCAGCTTCAGGTCTTGTATTTATTCATACAATGGTCTCAAGTAATGATATGTCTTTATTACTTGATAATGATTATCTTCATCTCGAAGGTGAGGTTCTTTATTCTTTAGGCATTACAGATATTAATGATGGGCGTATGCTATTTGAAGGGAAAAGTTATTTTCCTCATCGTTCTATTCTTAGTCTTGATAATCTTTTAAGCGAAATCGAGACGGCAGGATTAGAGGTTATATCTAGTACCGTTATTTCGAATATAGGAGACCCTGATAATTTTATTGCTCTGCTTAGAAAATTTTAACTAGGTTGAGATTTTTAGCCTTGGGAACTTTCTATGAGATTATTCCTTGGAATAGAATTACCTGAAAACATAAAACAAGAAATTTATAATTTCCTATTACCTTTGCATAAAAATGAAAAGCAATGGGAGCGTGCCCATGACTATCATCAGA
Coding sequences within it:
- a CDS encoding class I SAM-dependent methyltransferase — its product is MKYYQMHEQVYKGLKDQGFISWDKEKNPEDLWSHQINQKLKTFLDEQSINLKKLNTLDLGTGSGTCALFCAKEGAISTGVDISNTAIDMARANNAHFKFDAEFLTADILNLKLDKKFDLITDSSLLHCIVGADDRGMFYEVIKSHLAASGLVFIHTMVSSNDMSLLLDNDYLHLEGEVLYSLGITDINDGRMLFEGKSYFPHRSILSLDNLLSEIETAGLEVISSTVISNIGDPDNFIALLRKF